GAAGTATGGAATTTCAGTAAATCTTGAAATTATTGAAAAGGTAAAAGGAATTGCCGCAATTCTTTTTGATACATTAGATTATTCAAAAATATATTTTGATGGCTTGACTGATAAGGCAAATAAAACAGCATCTCATCTCCTTTCGATCGAAAGGGAACTTGATGAACTCATCGTTACCCAAGGCAATTTACGGGCAAAAGGATTAGATGAGCAAGAATTTAGAAATTTAAAAGAACAGGCCAATCAATACCTCCAAGGAGTTGAATTAACATATCGCAAGCGTGTCCAAATAAATTCATTATTGGAAGGAATTAACGTAAAAATAAAGTCAGAAAAACAGGAATTGCACACTTATGATCAATCATACCAACAATTAATCATTAAAAGAAACGAGTTGTTTAGCGCTCTTCTTGGGGAGGAGGAACATAGCGATAATCCACATCTTGAGTTAAAAAAGAGAGAAGAAAACTTAAAACAGTCTTTAGATTGTTTTAATAAGTTATTGAATAAGTTTTCTATATTGCCCAATGAAGACATCGCTGGCTTTTTGATTTCTTTACAGCAACTTAAAAGTGTGTTTTCTAACTTTAAAAATGCTGCTACAGAAAAGAAAGAAAATACTTCAATAATCAAGGAATGTAAAAAAAGAATCGAAGAATTAGATAGCGATCTCCTGGTTTTAGAACCCCGAAAAATTCGTGCAGGGAATGCGTCAGAGGCAATTAAAAATATTCGTGAGAATTATAGTAAACAGAAGTATTTTGAAAAATTTTTCAGCGATAATAAAATTTCTATTGTAAATATATTCAGGAATATTCATAGTCCTCTAGAATTTTCAGATATTGAACTAAGTGATTCAAGAGACGATAATGGAATATTCTTAAAACGAGATGGCGAAGCCGAATTAACTCCTTTGAGTCAAATAAGCTCTGGGCAAAGATCCGCCTTATTCATTTCAATCTTCCTTGCGCTAAATCGCCAATTAAGAAATGGACCACCTTTTATTATTTTTGACGATCCAGTTGCACATGTTGATGACATGAATGTTCTTTCTTTCCTTGACTATTTAAGGGATATAGCAATTTACGAAAACAAACAGATATTTTTTGCAACAGCAAGTCAAAAAATAGGAACTCTGTTTAGAAAGAAATTTGAATTCCTTAATGATGAGTTTAAAATTATCCAACTTGATAGGTAGTTGGTTCTAGATAACACCAATAACGCTTGTCCGGGGCGCCCAAACGCGTCCGAATTCATGTGACATTAGTGTGCCAAATATTTAGTCAAAAGGGGCGAATACTGACGAATGCTGTCGAATCAAACGTTCAAATGATTGTTTGTAACCTGTTGGTTTGTCGAATGTTGTAGAATTCTGGCGAGTCTTGGCGAAAAGTGTCGAAAGCGTGCTTAATGCTTAGCAAGCCGCCGCAATCAACCGCTCTGTCACCTTTCCTTTATCCATAGACATAAAAATTTTCTATTTTCTTGACATTTTTGTAGAAAGCTGTAGAATACACCCTAAGTTAGAATGGAGGATATGATATTATGAATAAACTTACTGATTACAAGTCAATTAGAGTTCCAAATTGGGTATATCAAAACTGGCAGAAGGCTGGAGAGGCATTAGCAAAAAAAGGAATAGAAGTTTTACCTGAAAAAGTGCTCGCCCCGAAGAAATGTCCTGTTTGTAGTGCGAAGTTAAGGATGGTAAAGTTCAAATATGAGTATCTTCAATGTACAAAATGTGACTATAGCCAACAAAATTTTAGTTCTTCGAGTAACTTTGCCGGTGGGGTCATTCTTGGACTTGGATTAGCTCTCCTTTTTAATGCTCTTTCTAAACCTGATTAAATAAAAATTTATGAATACTGAAAAAACAAAAGAGTCTAAAAAGGTTGGCGTTTGGATTAGGGTATCTACAGACGAACAGGCAAAGGGTGATTCCCCAAGGCATCACAAAGAGCGTGCTAAAGCGTATGCTAAAATGAAAGAATGGGAGATAGTTGAGCTTTATGATTTATCTGGGACGTCTGGGAAATCCGTAATGGATAATCCTAAAACTCAGCGAATGATTGCAGATGTCAAAACAGGGAGAATAAAAGCGTTAATTTTTACTAAACTTGCAAGGCTTGCAAGAAATCTCAAAGAACTTATTAATTTTTCGGATCTCTTTCAAGAATATGGGGCTGATTTAATTTCCATTGAAGAAGGATTTGACACATCTACCCCTGCGGGTAAATTGCTATTTCACGTTATTGGAGCACTGGCTCAATGGGAAAGGGAAGAAATTAGTGCAAGGGTTGCTGCAAGCATTCCTATTCGTGCAGCATTAGGCGAGCATTTAGGAGGACACCCAACTTTTGGCTATCAAGTAAAAGATAAAAAACTAGTTCCTTATCTAAAAGAGGCGCCCATCAGAAAGTTTGAATACGAACTCTTTATTAAACATAAAAGCCTTGCAAAAACAGTTCATGCTTTTAACAAGGCAGGATACAGATTAAGACCAAACAAGTGGCATCCAGAGGGAGCACCTTTAACAGATGTTACATTGAAAAGACATCTTCAAGACCCGACACCTAAAGGCTTGCATATTGCAAACTACACTAAGTCACAAGGGGATGGAATGGGATGGAAAATAAAACCAGAAGGTGAATGGAAAACAGTAAAAGTACCAGCCATCCTAAGTGATAAAATCTGGAATGAGGCCAAGAGGATTTTAAAAACCATTTCGTTAAGAAAAAGAACAAAACCTCCAGCGCAATACCTTTTAAGCGGATATGTTTACTGTGGTGTATGCAAAAAAAGCAAGATGTATGCTCACCCCGGTAGCAATGGTGGTATCGCAAAATATAGATGTGCTGCTAGATGTGGCAACGGAATATCATTAGAAGACCTTGACAACCTTTTTCTTGAGGGAATCAAACAATTAGTTATAAAGCCAGGACAATTACAAGCAGATAATCAAAACGAAACTAGTAATACGGGTCAAATAGAAAGTCGAATAAAAAGCTTAAAAAAATCTCTTGGAGAAATTGACCAGAAGATTGATTCATTAATAGAGTTATGGGAGAAGAAAAGTCTATCTCATACTACTTTCAAGGAAAGGATAACTCCTCTAGAAATTAGAAAAGAACAGATTGCAAAAGAATTACCTAGGTTAGAAGGAGAGCTTGTGTATCATAAGATTGAACATACAGGCAAGCAGTTTGTTTTAGACCGAGTAAAGACATTTACAGAACTTTTCCCAAAATTAGACACGACTCAAAAGAAAATACTTGTAGATAATATACTAGAAAAGGTTGTGATTAATAAAGACCAAATTCAATTCATGTTTTATCATTTACCAGAGTTTTATTCACCTACAGACCCTGATAATCCAGATGACGACCCGAAATCTAATTTAAGGTCGAAGTGCAATTCTCAACACAACCACAGGGATTCATTGCCGCGATAAGCATAAACCGGGCCGGATAGGTTACTGATACGCTGGCCCGGCCGATAACTATGGCGCCTTCTTCAAGCGGCTGCCTTAATGATTCCAATAGATTCCTATGGAATTCCGGCAGTTCGTCCAGAAAAAGCACCCCGTTATGGGCCAGGCTGATTTCGCCGGGCCGGGGATATGTCCCGCCGCCCACCAAGCCGGGCTCGGAAAGGGTATGGTGCGGCGCCCGAAACGGCCGGGTCGCCAGCAACGGAGTATCGGCAGACAGCAAACCTGATACACTGTGAATCCTGGTTGTTTCCAATGACTCCTGCAGGCTTAACAGCGGCAAAATCGTCGGCATCCGCCGGGCCAGCATGGTTTTGCCGGAACCGGGCGGCCCTATCATCAGAACATTATGCGAGCCGCTTGCGGCTACCGCCAACGCGCGCTTGACGTGTTCTTGGCCTTTGACTTCGGCAAAATCCACTTCGTAACGGCTCAGCCGTGAAAAAGTCTCGCCTAAATCTGTTTTAAGAGGCTTTATTTTTATCTTGTTATTCAAGAAACCGATTGTTTCGGACAGGCTGCTTACCGGAATAACGTCGATATCGGAAACAACTGCCGCTTCTCCGGCATTAGCCGCCGGCACAATAACCCCCTGCAATCCTTTTTCCGAACAGTTCATGGCCATCGAGAGAGCCCCTTTTATCGGCCTGATTTTACCATCCAAAGCCAGCTCGCCGGCCAGGGCAAAACCTCTTAACGCCTCGGACGAAACCAATCCGGTTGCGGCTAGTATGCCAACGGCGATGGGCAGGTCATAAACAGGCCCTTCTTTCTTGACATCGGCCGGAGCCAGGTTTATGGTCAGCCGGCCCTGCCCGGGAAAATGATATCCGGCGTTGGCAAAGGCCGCCCTGATTCGCGAGACGCTTTCCTTTACGGCCGCGTCAGGCAAACCGACTATTATGATATTGGGCAGATGCCCTCGAGAAATGTCTACTTCTATCTCTATCGGATATGCTTCGATGCCCTTGACTGCGGTGCTGTATATCTTGGCTAATGCCATTATAGGTTTGGACGACGGGTCTGGCCCGTTTTCTTCTGGCTGATTATTCGCAACGCCGAATCCAGACTATCGGCCAAAGAAACATACCGGAAAAGCCCGAATATATCCATTGTTTCTTTGACCGAAGCAACAGGGTTTATTATGGCTATTCCGCCGTGTTTATCAGATACAACTCCATTTAGCTTGGTGAAAAATCCTATTCCGGCGCTGGTCAGTGTTTCCAGCTTAGACAAATCAAATATGTAATTATGCGCTTCGGTATCTATAAACTTTTGTATGGTCTTCTCCAGCTCCGGAGCCGTCACGCTATCAAGGCTACCTATCGGGGCAACCACGATAATATCGTCCGGCAACCTTAAGGTTTTTATGCGGAAATTATCCATAGAATACTGTTCCCATTCTCTAGAGATAGGCGTCATGTTCGTATATTATATCTAATTTAAAATATTGTCAATAAAAAATAACCTATTGCGACAAGAAAAACCATAATCACCCAAAAACGCATATTTATATTTTCTGGACTAATAGTTTTGATATGTTATACCTAAACCCCTATGGATGACCTGATTCAACTGGCGGCCTATGCGGTGATATTCATTATTATCGCCGGCGCCAGCATAATAAAAAAGATAGCCGAGGCCCAAAAACAGCGGGCCGAAATGCAGCGCCGGAAAACCGGGCTAGGACAACACAGCCCTGCGCCGGAACAAACGACGGCTCCATCAAAACAGCCTGAAGAGGAAGAAAAACCCCAGTTTAATCTCGAAGATATCCTTAGAAAAGCCTTATCCATACCCGAACAGGAGCAACCCGGGAAAACTGTCTTCCGGCAGACGGCCAGGCCGATTATCCGGGAGATGACGGCTAATTCCGGGCCGGAAACAACAGTCGTTTACTCAAAATCAGCTAAACTAGATGATTCTAATGTTGAGTCGGCATCGCAAAAAGTAATATCCGATTCCAGGCAAACCTTCAGCTGGCAAGGATTAATGAGCTCTTTGGACGAGAAAATGTTATCAGACGCCCAAAAAGCCATAGTGCTGACCGAATTGTTTAATAAACCAGTAGTTTTCAGGCAATCCAGAAACAGGGTGCGATAAAGTCGGCTCTATTATCCCATAAATAAGGACACGCCCCGTTAGAGGAATGGATAAATATCTGTTCCTTTAACGGGGCGAGTGGCGGAATGGCAGACGCTGGGGACTTAAAATCCCCTCTCCTTACGGAGGTGAGGGTTCAACTCCCTCCTCGCCCATTAGAAACTGTTAAGCCGAAGGCTGTTACAGTTTCTTATCCCGCTTTTTACGGTGTAAAAAGCGGGGTTAGAAATTATTTAGGCCTTGCTAAAGCGGGACAGCGTAACATCCTGTAAGGATAAAGTCCACGAGGTTAGAATCAGTTATGCAACGCGGTTTAGTTATCGTCATAACCGGTCACGGTAAGGGCAAAACCACTTCCGCTCTGGGCGCGGCGTTCCGGGCCGTCGGTCAGGGGCTTAAAGTCTTAATTATCCAGTTCCTCAAAAGCTCGCCGGTTTACGGCGAGATAACCACCGCCCGGCGCCTGGCGCCGGACCTGGAAATAATCCAGGCCGGACGCGATTGCGTCTTCCCGGCAAAATCCAGCCAGCGCTTCGACTGCCATAACTGCGACTTTGCCTGCCATGTCGACCCCAAGAACCCTTCAGCCCAGGACAAAGACGCCGCGGCCAGCGCCCTGAAACTGGCCCACGAGAAAATAGCATCGGATAAATACGGTATGGTCATCCTGGACGAGATAAACTACGCCGTTGACTACGGCCTGATTTCTATAGACGACGTATTAAACCTGATTCAAATCAAACCGGACAAACTCCATCTGATTCTAACCGGACGCAACGCCCCGCCCCAGCTCACCGCCGCGGCCGACCTGGTCAGCGAAATCCTGGAAATAAAACACCCCTTCCAGGACGGTCTCAAATCGGTAAAAGGGATAGATTACTGATTATTCCTTAGATTCAAAATAGGGTATAGAAATGTTTATCGCCCGTATTTGATGCGTTCGGCCAGGACTTCGGGCAGCTTGGCTTTCCTAATCTTAGCCGATGCCTTTTCCACGTCATACTCAATGCGCTTGACCCAAATGATGCCCTCGGCGTCGTCGTAAATCGCGTAAGCCGCGGCCGGGTTGTCATCGCGTGGCTGGCCGACGCTTCCGATATTGGAAATAACCTTGATGTCGGCCGTCACCGGCAGGAACGGCTCGGTCGAGAACGAGAACGAACCGCGCTGGAGCACGAACGAAACCGGCACGTGCGAATGGCCGATAAAACAGATTTTTCCCTCCATGCTGCTAAACCCCAGCTGGACGTCATAATTGGTCTGGATGTATTCGAATAATTCCGGATTATAAAGCGTCGAATGAACCACGGTCAGCCCGTTAATATTCTTGACCAGTTTCAGCTTGCCCAAGAAATCAAGATACTTGGGCGGCAGTTCTTTCCTGGTCCATTCAATCGCCTGGAAAGCGTAGCTATTGAAAAAATCTGTATTGAGGATGCCGGCCGCGGCGAAGTCGTGGTTGCCGGCCACGATAATCGGGTCAAGCGCCCGGATCTTGTCCACGCAGGCCACCGGGTCGGCGCCGTAGCCGACGATATCGCCGGTGCATATGTATTTATCCGGCTTCTCCTGGGCGCAACGCTCCAGCACCGCGTCCAGCGCCTCAAGGTTTCCGTGGATATCCCCAAAAACAGCGTACTTCATTTGATTTCCCTTTTACCAAATATCGCTATGGTGACAAGCAAAACTATGGCACAATATATGGCCGTGTATGCCGTCGCCCACATAATGTATATTGATGACACCGGCGTCATGGTCGCTATCAGCGACGATACGTTCAGAATGGTAAAATTAGGCAGTATCAGCGCGGCCAGCCAGCCCAACGACCCCACTACCGCGCCGCTCTCCTTCAGTGTCTGGTATAAATAATCCGAAATATGCCCCAAAGCGAATACCACAAAGCACCCGATGCCGGTTATGACCAGCGGGAAATATGTGGCTATCAAAACCGCAAACGAGGCTAGCAAAACCACCTGCAGGAAACACAGGTAAACACCCTTAGCCAGGAGAAGGCCGTCATACCGGAGGAACTGCCACAACGCCGCGCCGGATGATTTGCCCTGCTGCACCATCAAATCAATCTGAGGCCGGCCTTCCTTGAACCAATAAACGGTTAGGTAAACCAATCCCATAATCGCGGCGGCCAAAAGCAGCGTCACCGTGATGCCGGCGAACTTGCCCAGGATGAATTCCGAACGCCGCACCGGCTTGGAAAACAGCGTCATCACCGTCAACCTCTCTATCTCCTGGTTAACCACCTGATGGGCCGTCAGGATGGCGATGAGTATCAACCCGAAAATTATGGCCGCCAGCCCTACCTCGCGGACCATGGACAGCTCCTCGCCGAATGCGAACAGGCTGAACAGCGGCGCTATCAATATAAGTATCACCGACACCGCGATAATGATGTAAAGCAACGGCTGACGCACTGATTCCCGGTAGGTCATCAATCCAATCTGGTAAATATTACTCATAATCTCCTGATTATAGTCGGATGCCTGTGAAGTTACAGCCGACTATACCCGGCAGTAATTTCACAAACTGCCGGAGTATATTATTTATCCGGCGCCTTTCAAGATTTCCAGTGTATTCTTTATGACGTAATCGACCTGCCTGTCGCCCAATGCCGGATATATCGGGATGGACAGCGTCGATTCGTATAACTTCTCGGTCATCGGAAACCCGTTGGCCGTGAATCCGAAATATCGGTGCAAAGGTTTGTAAACCGGCCGCTTGGCCTCGATGCCCTTGCCGGCCAGCCGCTTGATGGCCCAGCCGACATTATCCACCCGGACCGGATACCTGAAAAACACTCCTTGATTCTGCACTGCGCCCGGGAATCCGAACGCCTGCTCATACCTGCGGGCGATGGCCTGACGCCGGCGGATAAACCTAGGCAGGCGCTCCAGTTGCACCAGCCCCAGCCCGGCCGCCAAGTCGCTCATCTGGCAATTATAGCGCGGCTTGTAATCATCGCGATTATCGAATTCCCTCAGGTCCCTGATTTTATCTAACAGTTTCTTGTCGCCGGACACAACCATTCCGCCGTAGCCG
Above is a window of Candidatus Brocadiia bacterium DNA encoding:
- a CDS encoding metallophosphoesterase, with protein sequence MKYAVFGDIHGNLEALDAVLERCAQEKPDKYICTGDIVGYGADPVACVDKIRALDPIIVAGNHDFAAAGILNTDFFNSYAFQAIEWTRKELPPKYLDFLGKLKLVKNINGLTVVHSTLYNPELFEYIQTNYDVQLGFSSMEGKICFIGHSHVPVSFVLQRGSFSFSTEPFLPVTADIKVISNIGSVGQPRDDNPAAAYAIYDDAEGIIWVKRIEYDVEKASAKIRKAKLPEVLAERIKYGR
- a CDS encoding cob(I)yrinic acid a,c-diamide adenosyltransferase — protein: MQRGLVIVITGHGKGKTTSALGAAFRAVGQGLKVLIIQFLKSSPVYGEITTARRLAPDLEIIQAGRDCVFPAKSSQRFDCHNCDFACHVDPKNPSAQDKDAAASALKLAHEKIASDKYGMVILDEINYAVDYGLISIDDVLNLIQIKPDKLHLILTGRNAPPQLTAAADLVSEILEIKHPFQDGLKSVKGIDY
- a CDS encoding YifB family Mg chelatase-like AAA ATPase translates to MALAKIYSTAVKGIEAYPIEIEVDISRGHLPNIIIVGLPDAAVKESVSRIRAAFANAGYHFPGQGRLTINLAPADVKKEGPVYDLPIAVGILAATGLVSSEALRGFALAGELALDGKIRPIKGALSMAMNCSEKGLQGVIVPAANAGEAAVVSDIDVIPVSSLSETIGFLNNKIKIKPLKTDLGETFSRLSRYEVDFAEVKGQEHVKRALAVAASGSHNVLMIGPPGSGKTMLARRMPTILPLLSLQESLETTRIHSVSGLLSADTPLLATRPFRAPHHTLSEPGLVGGGTYPRPGEISLAHNGVLFLDELPEFHRNLLESLRQPLEEGAIVIGRASVSVTYPARFMLIAAMNPCGCVENCTSTLN
- a CDS encoding STAS domain-containing protein, which gives rise to MTPISREWEQYSMDNFRIKTLRLPDDIIVVAPIGSLDSVTAPELEKTIQKFIDTEAHNYIFDLSKLETLTSAGIGFFTKLNGVVSDKHGGIAIINPVASVKETMDIFGLFRYVSLADSLDSALRIISQKKTGQTRRPNL
- a CDS encoding recombinase family protein; amino-acid sequence: MNTEKTKESKKVGVWIRVSTDEQAKGDSPRHHKERAKAYAKMKEWEIVELYDLSGTSGKSVMDNPKTQRMIADVKTGRIKALIFTKLARLARNLKELINFSDLFQEYGADLISIEEGFDTSTPAGKLLFHVIGALAQWEREEISARVAASIPIRAALGEHLGGHPTFGYQVKDKKLVPYLKEAPIRKFEYELFIKHKSLAKTVHAFNKAGYRLRPNKWHPEGAPLTDVTLKRHLQDPTPKGLHIANYTKSQGDGMGWKIKPEGEWKTVKVPAILSDKIWNEAKRILKTISLRKRTKPPAQYLLSGYVYCGVCKKSKMYAHPGSNGGIAKYRCAARCGNGISLEDLDNLFLEGIKQLVIKPGQLQADNQNETSNTGQIESRIKSLKKSLGEIDQKIDSLIELWEKKSLSHTTFKERITPLEIRKEQIAKELPRLEGELVYHKIEHTGKQFVLDRVKTFTELFPKLDTTQKKILVDNILEKVVINKDQIQFMFYHLPEFYSPTDPDNPDDDPKSNLRSKCNSQHNHRDSLPR